The Phycisphaerae bacterium DNA window GACAGACGATCCTCGATAGCGTGCTCGGCCAATATCTCGACCGCGGGGAACACCGCCCGCCGATACGTTTCATCGTCGAGCAGTTCGCCCGATTCCCACATGCCGCCGAGCGTGTACTCGATCGGATGAAGAATCGGCGGCTGCCCGGGGGTCATCTCCATCTGGTCAAACCAACCATCCGAGCGGCGCTGAGCCAATACCCAGTCTAGATTGCGACGGGCTGCTTCCACGAAGTCCGTCCGCTCGGCTTGACGGCCCAGCTCGATCAACGGCCAGTCGACCCTCGAATGATAGGCATGCGGGAGCCCATGATACGAGGCGGTCCGCCACGCCCCGTCAGAATCCTGAACCTGGCACAACCACTCGCCTGCGGCAATTGCGGCGTCGAGATAGCGGGCCACGCCGAACTCGCGATAGCCGGCAACAAGTCCCTGGATAATCTGTCCGGTGTTGAAGATGCGAGGCTCGCGCGGCTGGCCATCGAGCGGCAGACCGGCCGGAAAAGCTCCGCTCTGCATTTGCGTGGTCAGCAGCCAATCCAGCATCCGACCGGCACGATCGCGCAGGTCTTGGCGGCCCAAATGCCTGGCCGCCTGCAGAAACGTCGGAACGATGTAGCCCGTCGTCTCCGGGTACGGCGGCGACCAGCCCTTGAGCAGGTCATAGAACCCCGCCACACCCCCGCTACCAGTTTGATCTTGTGCACGGCACAGCCAATCGATGGCGGCCTCCAGACACTGGCGGGCGGCGCGGCGATCCGCCTTGCGGCGTCGCAGGTCTTGCCACAAGAGCCGGGCATGTCCGGCCGGACGCTGCCGCAGCCACCACAGAAGCCGAAGATCCGATAACTTCACGTGCATCTGACGGGTACCTGAACAGCTTCAGGATTTATCGGAGTGCCGGCGACTCCCATGCAGCTATCGTCCGTCAGGAACCAAAACCAACTGCCTCTTCCCACTTCGTATGTGGCCCGCGTCGCCCGAGTGTCCGATAAGCAAGGGAGAACCGAGGCCGTTGCCCGGATTGAGGCGGGTTGCACGCGCAGAGACTCCAATGACGATGGTCGCTCCAGTAGCACAAGCGAAACGCACCGCAAAGCGGTGGGCCAGAACGTGCGCCGACGCCGTGGGACGGCTCGTTCGATCCACCACGCCGGCTGAGTTGACGGCAGCCCTGCGCGGCTTGGGCATCCGGCCCGGCCAAACCATGACCGTGCACAGTTCGTTCGACGGCATGCGGTATTTTAAGGGCACGCCGTTCCACGCCTTGCAGGCGATTCTCGATGTCGTTGGCCCCCAGGGCACCGTGGTGATGCCGACCTTTTCGTTCGACGGCCGAAGCTACGACTACCTCAGGAGCGGTCCCTCGTTTGACCTTCGCCGAACGCCGGCTCAGACCGGCCTGATCTGTGAGCTCCTGCGACGCCGCAAGGATGCGATTCGCAGCCTGAGTCCGACGCATTCGGTCGCGGCCGTGGGCCCGCTGGCCCGGATGATCGTCTCAGATCATGAAAACTCGCTGACCCCGTTTGACGAACACTCGCCCTGGCGATACCTGCTTGAACTCAATGCGTGGATGGTGTTCGTGGGCGTTCCAGACCGCCTTCTGCCGGTGTCGGCGTCTCCCCATTTCGATGAATTGCTGGAAGGCGAATTCGGGGTGCGGATTTACCACCCGGAACGTTTCGAGGTCCGCGTGCTCGATGGTGAAGGCCGCGAGCGATGCATCGGCACCTATGCCCACGACCCGGAGACCGGGCGGCACCGAGACTATGATCGAGTCTGCGAACACCAGGCGAGGATGGGTGTCTTGAAGCGATCGCGCGTCGGGGCAATCAGCTTGTGGGGGGGGCAGCTCCGGCCGTTGTTCGAATCCTACCGTGATCTGGCTCAAAAGGGCATCAAGGCGTATCGCTGAGACATGTCATCGCGATACCAGCTCTCGAGAAAGTGGGTCAGCCGAATGGAGGGCAGTGGGTTGCCGGTTGTCAGCGACGCACGAGAATCAGATCTTTCGTGTCCGTCCGACGGAACCCGTAGTGCTCGTATCGACGAATGGCGCTCTCATTCTCGGTACAGACCCACAGGACGATGCTCCTGCAGGTCCGACAGCGATTGAAGAAAACCTTGATCAGCTTCGCACCTATCCCCTGATCACGCCATGCCTCATCAACGCACCAGTATCGCAGTGTGGCCATCGCGCCGGCGGCCTCAAAGAACACCAGGCCCGCAATGGCGGCATCCCGCCGAACGATCAGGATTCTACCCGCCGATACGGCTTGCAGGATCTGATCCTGGTCCGGGATCTGCTTGGAATACGGGTCGAATGTCGTCTCGAGGAGACTGAGGATGGCAGGCGCATCGTCCGGCAAGGCGATTTCGACGTCCGGACTATCGCCGTGGCCCATCGGGTTGGGATCCATGCTTCGGACCATTCTCACCAGGACAGCCCGGTCGGCAAAGCCGTGCTTGCGGAACACGCGCGCCACCGGCGCCACGATGGCATCCTGGCCGACCAGATCGATCGCCAGCACGGCCCCCTCGGCAATCGCGTCAACACTTGCCAGCGACTCCTCGATCGCGTCCGCATCGGCAGCGAAATAGTAGAGATGGAAGAAGCCGCGGTCGCGGCGCCGGATCCAGACCCAGCGCTCGTCCTGCAGGAATGACAGCTCTCCACGGTTCACCCAGCTCTCGATCTGCTTGGGGCCGGCGAAGAAATTCGTCACAAAACCCCGACCGCCGTGCTTGACCTGCCGGACAGCCGCGGCAATCTGGTCGCCTTCGGTCACCTGAGCGACCGCAGGCAAATTCGCGGTTTCGGAAATGGTTTGCATCGGTTTTGCCCACGCTTTGCGAGGCCCAAGCCCGCGAACCGGACGGACGCCGCATTCATGCCGCACAGGGCGACACGACCGAAGCCACCAGGCCCCCCAAGGTAGTGAAGTTGTCCGAGCAGAACTGCCCGAAATCGACCTCGCAATTGAACCGTCTCTCGATGGCCGAGATCAGCTCCACAAATCCCATGGAGTCGACCAGGCCGCTCTCCAACAGGTCCGTATCGTCGGCAATGTCCGGCAGCGTCATCGCCCTGGCTTTCGCGTACTCCTCAAGTTGCTCGATGATGAATGCACGAACGTGTACCTGATCGGTCATCACACATTCTCCAGACTGCTTGCCAGCACGTCTCGATCGATCTTGCCGTTGGAGTTCAACGGCATCATGTCGCGGAACTGCACCGATCGCGGGATCATGTAGTCCGGCAGCCTTCGACCACATTCCGTCAGAACTCGTTTGCGCACGACGTCATCGGCCCGTCCGCAGATGAACACGTGAATGCCTTCCGCGCATCCGTCGCGAACCGGATAGGGGACAGCAACGGCCAGTTCCGTGCCGGCGGCCCGCCGAACCACGTGTTCGACTTCCTGCAGTTCCACACGGTACCCGCGGATCTGCACTTGGAGATCAATTCGCCCCAGGTAGTGAATGCATCCGTCCGGGTCGCGAATGACGCGGTCGCCCGTTCGATACCAGATTGCGTCGCCGCCGCCGGGGAGATGCACAAACTGAGAGGCGGTCTTCTCCGGTGCGTTCAAGTACCCCCGTGCTACCTGCGAGCCCGAAAGGCAAAGCTCACCGGGCCGGCCGTCCGGCACCGGTCGGAGATTCTCGTCTACGACCGCCGCCTTTTGCGTCGAGAACACCGTCCCGATCGGCACATTGCCGTTCAGACATCGGGCCATCGAGTCAGGTGTCCATCGATAATGTGTGATGGTGATCGTTGCTTCCGTCGGCCCGTACAGGTTCTCGACGATCGAATTCGGCGCAGCCGCCTGCCATTGCGAGGCCAGGCCGGCGGGCAGCACTTCCCCCGCAAAAAAGCTCATTCGTAGCGTCGGAAACATGCCCGGCTTGAGCATGCGCATCCGCGACAAGAACATGATCACCGACGGGACCGAATACCACAGCGTCAGGCGATTGTCCTGGATGAAACGGGCGGGAGCCATCAATTGCCGGTGCGGAATACTGCACAGGCATGCTCCGTGGCTCCAAGTCGTGAACAGGTCGTGGACGCTGACGTCAAAGGTCATCTGGAAAGCCTGGCTGGCGCGGTCTTCGGGGGTGATGTCATACCGCTTGGAGATGTACTCCAGGTACGAGCCCACGTTGCCGTGGCTGACCGGCACCCCCTTAGGTTGCCCGGTCGAACCCGAGGTAAACAACATGTAAGCACACGCATCGGTGTTGACCCTGTCGGGGACGACCAGCTTCCCAGATCGGACCAACTCACCGGCGCCGACAAATCGGTGCTTGTTCCACCGCTCTCGGAAAGGCGAGACATCCGTGGTATCCGGGCAAATCAGCAGCAGCTGCCGATCGATCCCCTCCAGTACCTGGTCCAGCTTGGCAGCCGCCTCAGCGCCGACGATAACCGTATCAGCTCCCGAAAGCATCAACATGTATCGGGTTCGCGCAGGCGGAAAGTGCGGATGAAGTGGAACGTAGCCCTTGCCGGACAGCAGAGTGCCGAGAACACCAGCGTAAGCGGCAACGCTTCGATAGCCATACACTGCCCCGACAGGCTGAGTGCCGGGCTTGAACGTCCGGATGGTTGCCGCCAGATCAGAGGCCCGCGCCGCCAGTTCCGCGTAGGTCAGAATAGACTCACCGACCTCCAGCGCCGGCCGCCGGTCGTGGGCTTCCACCGACTTGACGAAGCCCGTAACCAGGCCTCTATCAGTACTGGGCATTGCCAAATCCCCGATCCGTCGGGCTTGTTGGTCATGACGGGCGGGAGCGCGCCTTCTCGACGCGGACTACGAGACTCTCCTCGTCTCCGTCGCATACCGGGTTATCGGCACAAGCACCGGGCCGGTTAAGTAACCAGGCGCAGGCGGGAGCGACGGATCGTGCGGACCGAGAAAACACATAACGTGCACACTGATAAGTACTTGCGTGCATTCGTTCCCCCGGCAGATAGTCCGGCGACGGCATCGGTCGCGCCGGCGTTGCACTGGCAAGGGCGGAAGGTAAAACAGGCGATGTCGGCCGGCCGCCCGGACGCATCGAGCGCTCTGGCGCGGTCGAACGGCAGCCGGTGCCAGATTATGACCGCAGCGCATCGTGGAGTCCTGAATGGAAAGAGTCGGACCAAACCATGTAGTTCGCCGCGGGAGTCGCCGCAATCAGGCGGTCTTTTTCTGTATCCTCGGCCTTCCGGCCCTGTCTCTCGCGGCGTCGGCCGTCCCGGCAACGGAGCCGACGTGCAGTATCAGACCGGTACCGGCCATTGGCATGTGGTATACCGTGTGGTGGACAAAGGACGATCAGTTCAAGCACTGGGTCAACTGCCACGTGTTGCCCACGCGCGGCCCGTACACCGCCGGTGATCCACAGGTCATTGCCGCCTACTACGCTCAGCTTCGCGATCTCGGTGTTGACTTCC harbors:
- a CDS encoding AAC(3) family N-acetyltransferase, whose product is MTMVAPVAQAKRTAKRWARTCADAVGRLVRSTTPAELTAALRGLGIRPGQTMTVHSSFDGMRYFKGTPFHALQAILDVVGPQGTVVMPTFSFDGRSYDYLRSGPSFDLRRTPAQTGLICELLRRRKDAIRSLSPTHSVAAVGPLARMIVSDHENSLTPFDEHSPWRYLLELNAWMVFVGVPDRLLPVSASPHFDELLEGEFGVRIYHPERFEVRVLDGEGRERCIGTYAHDPETGRHRDYDRVCEHQARMGVLKRSRVGAISLWGGQLRPLFESYRDLAQKGIKAYR
- a CDS encoding GNAT family N-acetyltransferase; the encoded protein is MQTISETANLPAVAQVTEGDQIAAAVRQVKHGGRGFVTNFFAGPKQIESWVNRGELSFLQDERWVWIRRRDRGFFHLYYFAADADAIEESLASVDAIAEGAVLAIDLVGQDAIVAPVARVFRKHGFADRAVLVRMVRSMDPNPMGHGDSPDVEIALPDDAPAILSLLETTFDPYSKQIPDQDQILQAVSAGRILIVRRDAAIAGLVFFEAAGAMATLRYWCVDEAWRDQGIGAKLIKVFFNRCRTCRSIVLWVCTENESAIRRYEHYGFRRTDTKDLILVRR
- a CDS encoding acyl carrier protein; this translates as MTDQVHVRAFIIEQLEEYAKARAMTLPDIADDTDLLESGLVDSMGFVELISAIERRFNCEVDFGQFCSDNFTTLGGLVASVVSPCAA
- a CDS encoding amino acid adenylation domain-containing protein, with translation MPSTDRGLVTGFVKSVEAHDRRPALEVGESILTYAELAARASDLAATIRTFKPGTQPVGAVYGYRSVAAYAGVLGTLLSGKGYVPLHPHFPPARTRYMLMLSGADTVIVGAEAAAKLDQVLEGIDRQLLLICPDTTDVSPFRERWNKHRFVGAGELVRSGKLVVPDRVNTDACAYMLFTSGSTGQPKGVPVSHGNVGSYLEYISKRYDITPEDRASQAFQMTFDVSVHDLFTTWSHGACLCSIPHRQLMAPARFIQDNRLTLWYSVPSVIMFLSRMRMLKPGMFPTLRMSFFAGEVLPAGLASQWQAAAPNSIVENLYGPTEATITITHYRWTPDSMARCLNGNVPIGTVFSTQKAAVVDENLRPVPDGRPGELCLSGSQVARGYLNAPEKTASQFVHLPGGGDAIWYRTGDRVIRDPDGCIHYLGRIDLQVQIRGYRVELQEVEHVVRRAAGTELAVAVPYPVRDGCAEGIHVFICGRADDVVRKRVLTECGRRLPDYMIPRSVQFRDMMPLNSNGKIDRDVLASSLENV